Proteins from one Agelaius phoeniceus isolate bAgePho1 chromosome 10, bAgePho1.hap1, whole genome shotgun sequence genomic window:
- the TNK2 gene encoding activated CDC42 kinase 1 isoform X1, which translates to MGERCDYQRLSSAEEEEEVHGPLPHSFSDSTGQRALRLGSRRPTPPPRQDIAPGMPCRRRLSCSMQAEEGTDWLLELLTELQLQQYFLRIRDELNVTRLSHFEYVKNEDLEKIGMGRPGQRRLWEAVKRRKAMCKRKSWMSKVFSGKRPESELPPQPQSTFRKPPTPPPPEAGGQHSLTCLVRERDLSIFEKLGDGSFGVVRRGEWCTPAGKTLNVAVKCLKTDVLSQPEALDDFIREVNAMHSLDHRNLIRLYGVVLSHPMKMVTELAPLGSLLDRLRKNQGHFLISTLCQYAIQVAKGMAYLESKRFIHRDLAARNILLASNELVKIGDFGLMRALPKNDDHYVMQEHRKVPFAWCAPESLKTRTFSHASDTWMFGVTLWEMFTYGQEPWIGLNGSQILHKIDKEGERLPRPEDCPQDIYNVMLQCWAHKPEDRPTFVALRDFLVEAQPTDMRALQDFEEPDKLHIQMNDIITVIEGRAENYWWRGQNKRTLKVGQFPRNTVTSVAGLSAHDISQPLKNSFIHTGHGDTNPQHCWGFPDKIDELYLGNPLDPPDILGVDQTAARPTQLPGRAKKPCYDPVSEEEEGLPGGLRKLCLKKPGTGKGLRPVKPSARVPGTKVGERQPRRLASEGTASGEVTLIDFGEDVPQGSPSPVGELTALSLAELAMEAFSLLDKTPPQSPTRALPRPLHPTPVVDWDARPLPPPPAYDDVAQDEDDIEVCSITSPPSRRGKTNYGFVDEGERGPALEDNLFLPPKEAKQPSMTQTTELFEELQQECMKRLNVPLGPAAPADDKPQIPPRVPIPPRPLRRNEPGRWSGDLSPASGGEEDRPPQIPPRDPLSRPTSRTPSPMALQVGSPQQRAALCSCLSTSPGKPMPTTQSFALDPKYATPKVIQAQGKDCSKGPCILPIVKDGQKVSSTHYYLLPERPAYLDKYEKFFKEAKSPEEVAASRQVTTATVRPMVQQPLSDCKGNFSSNNSNPGPKCLVKASCSLQKIVYDGPDVSRPADKIRLVQDMVHGVTTEECQAALQSHGWNIQRAIQYLKVEQLFCLGLKSRGECQQVLEKFNWNLAQASSHLLGPYSATRQKW; encoded by the exons aggctgagctGTAGCATGCAGGCGGAGGAGGGCACGGactggctgctggagctgctcacggagctgcagctgcagcagtacTTCCTGCGCATCCGAGACGAGCTCAACGTCACACGCCTCTCCCACTTTGAGTACGTCAAAAATGAGGATCTGGAGAAGATTGGCATGGGACGCCCCG GCCAGCGGCGGCTGTGGGAGGCAGTGAAACGGAGGAAAGCCATGTGCAAGCGGAAATCCTGGATGAGCAAG GTGTTCAGTGGGAAGCGCCCAGAGTCGGAGCTGCCgcctcagccccagagcacctTCCGCAAGCCTCCCACACCACCACCCCCTGAAGCTGGGGGCCAGCACTCCCTGACCTGCCTCGTGCGGGAGCGGGACCTCTCAATCTTTGAGAAGCTGGGTGACGGCTCCTTCGGGGTCGTGCGGCGCGGCGAGTGGTGCACGCCTGCTGGCAAGACG CTGAATGTGGCAGTGAAGTGCCTCAAGACAGATGTGCTGAGCCAGCCGGAGGCACTGGACGACTTCATCCGGGAGGTGAATGCCATGCACTCCCTGGACCACAGGAACCTCATCCGCCTGTATGGCGTGGTGCTCTCCCACCCCATGAAGATG GTGACAGAGCTGGCCCCACTGGGCTCCCTCCTGGACCGCCTGCGGAAGAACCAGGGCCATTTCCTCATCTCCACCCTGTGCCAGTATGCCATCCAGGTGGCCAAGGGCATGGCCTACCTGGAGTCCAAGCGCTTCATCCACCGCGACCTGGCTGCCCGCAACATCCTGCTGGCCTCCAACGAGCTCGTCAAGATCGGGGACTTCGGTCTGATGCGGGCACTGCCCAAAAATGACGATCACTATGTGATGCAGGAGCATCGCAAGGTCCCCTTTGCCTG GTGTGCTCCTGAGAGCCTGAAGACACGCACCTTCTCCCACGCCAGTGACACCTGGATGTTCGGAGTGACCCTCTGGGAGATGTTCACCTATGGTCAGGAGCCTTGGATTGGCCTCAATGGCAGCCAG ATCCTGCACAAGATAGACAAGGAGGGTGAGCGGCTTCCAAGGCCTGAGGACTGTCCCCAGGACATCTACAATGTCATGTTGCAGTGCTGGGCACACAAGCCTGAGGACCGACCCACCTTCGTGGCCTTGCGAGACTTCTTGGTGGAG gctcagcccacTGACATGAGAGCGCTGCAGGACTTTGAGGAACCGGACAAGCTGCACATCCAGATGAACGACATCATCACGGTCATTGAGGGCAG GGCCGAGAATTACTGGTGGCGGGGTCAGAATAAACGGACCCTAAAAGTGGGCCAATTTCCCCGAAACACGGTGACCTCGGTGGCAGGGCTGTCAGCCCACGACATCAGCCAGCCACTTAAAAACAGCTTCATCCACACAGGCCATGGAGACACCAACCCGCAGCACTGCTGGGGGTTTCCCGATAAAATTGATGA GCTGTACCTGGGAAATCCCTTGGACCCTCCTGATATTTTAGGTGTGGACCAAACTGCTGCCAGACCTACACAGCTTCCAGGGAGGGCTAAAA AGCCTTGCTACGACCCAGTtagtgaggaggaggagggtctGCCAGGGGGTCTCCGGAAGCTCTGCCTGAAGAAGccaggcacagggaagggcCTGCGACCAGTCAAGCCATCAGCACGAGTTCCAGGCACCAAGGTGGGCGAGCGGCAACCCAGACGGCTGGCAAGTGAGGGGACAGCAAGCGGCGAGGTGACTCTCATTGACTTTGGGGAGGACGTTCCCCAGGGTAGCCCCTCTCCAGTGGGAGAGCTGACAGCCCTATCATTAGCTGAGCTGGCCATGGAGGCCTTCTCTTTGCTGGACAAGACCCCACCACAGAGCCCCACGCGGGCTCTACCTCGGCCTCTGCACCCCACGCCAGTGGTGGACTGGGATGCCCGGCCCTTGCCCCCACCGCCTGCCTATGATGACGTGGCACAGGATGAGGACGATATTGAAGTCTGCTCTATCACCAGCCCCCCGAGCCGGCGGGGAAAGACCAACTATGGCTTTGTGGATGAGGGTGAGAGGGGACCAGCACTGGAGGACAACCTCTTCCTGCCCCCCAAGGAGGCCAAGCAGCCCAGCATGACACAGACCACCGAGCTCTtcgaggagctgcagcaggagtgcATGAAGAGGCTCAACGTCCCTCTGGGACCAGCTGCACCAGCTGACGACAAGCCCCAGATCCCTCCCCGTGTCCCAATCCCACCCCGGCCCCTTCGCCGCAATGAGCCTGGGCGCTGGTCAGGAGACCTCTCCCCAGCTTCGGGGGGCGAGGAGGACCGGCCGCCCCAGATCCCCCCGCGGGACCCACTGTCCCGGCCCACTTCCCGGACACCCAGCCCTAtggctctgcaggtgggctccCCCCAGCAACgtgctgccctctgctcctgcctctccacCTCACCAGGGAAGCCCATGCCCACCACACAGAGCTTCGCCCTCGACCCTAAGTACGCCACGCCCAAGGTCATCCAGGCGCAGGGCAAGGACTGCTCCAAGGGACCCTGCATCCTGCCCATCGTGAAGGATGGGCAGAAGGTCAGCAGCACTCACTACTACCTGCTGCCCGAGCGCCCGGCCTACCTGGACAAGTATGAGAAGTTTTTCAAGGAGGCTAAAAGCCCTGAGGAGGTGGCAGCGTCCCGCCAGGTCACCACAGCCACCGTCCGTCCCATGGTGCAGCAGCCACTGTCAGACTGCAAGGGCAACTTTTCTTCCAACAACAGCAACCCTGGGCCCAAGTGCCTGGTGAAAgcctcctgcagcctccagaaGATCGTGTACGACGGGCCGGATGTTTCCCGTCCTGCTGACAAGATCCGGCTG GTGCAGGACATGGTGCATGGTGTGACCACCGAGGAATGCCAGGCAGCCCTTCAGAGCCATGGCTGGAACATCCAACGGGCTATCCAGTACCTGAAG GtggagcagctcttctgcctgGGGCTGAAGTCCCGTGGTGAGTGCCAGCAGGTGCTGGAGAAGTTCAACTGGAACCTGGCACAGGCCAGCTCCCACCTCCTCGGTCCCTACAGCGCCACCCGCCAGAA GTGGTGA
- the TNK2 gene encoding activated CDC42 kinase 1 isoform X3: MGERCDYQRLSSAEEEEEVHGPLPHSFSDSTGQRALRLGSRRPTPPPRQDIAPGMPCRRRLSCSMQAEEGTDWLLELLTELQLQQYFLRIRDELNVTRLSHFEYVKNEDLEKIGMGRPGQRRLWEAVKRRKAMCKRKSWMSKVFSGKRPESELPPQPQSTFRKPPTPPPPEAGGQHSLTCLVRERDLSIFEKLGDGSFGVVRRGEWCTPAGKTLNVAVKCLKTDVLSQPEALDDFIREVNAMHSLDHRNLIRLYGVVLSHPMKMVTELAPLGSLLDRLRKNQGHFLISTLCQYAIQVAKGMAYLESKRFIHRDLAARNILLASNELVKIGDFGLMRALPKNDDHYVMQEHRKVPFAWCAPESLKTRTFSHASDTWMFGVTLWEMFTYGQEPWIGLNGSQILHKIDKEGERLPRPEDCPQDIYNVMLQCWAHKPEDRPTFVALRDFLVEAQPTDMRALQDFEEPDKLHIQMNDIITVIEGRLYLGNPLDPPDILGVDQTAARPTQLPGRAKRQPPPRPPQPTVLLTKPCYDPVSEEEEGLPGGLRKLCLKKPGTGKGLRPVKPSARVPGTKVGERQPRRLASEGTASGEVTLIDFGEDVPQGSPSPVGELTALSLAELAMEAFSLLDKTPPQSPTRALPRPLHPTPVVDWDARPLPPPPAYDDVAQDEDDIEVCSITSPPSRRGKTNYGFVDEGERGPALEDNLFLPPKEAKQPSMTQTTELFEELQQECMKRLNVPLGPAAPADDKPQIPPRVPIPPRPLRRNEPGRWSGDLSPASGGEEDRPPQIPPRDPLSRPTSRTPSPMALQVGSPQQRAALCSCLSTSPGKPMPTTQSFALDPKYATPKVIQAQGKDCSKGPCILPIVKDGQKVSSTHYYLLPERPAYLDKYEKFFKEAKSPEEVAASRQVTTATVRPMVQQPLSDCKGNFSSNNSNPGPKCLVKASCSLQKIVYDGPDVSRPADKIRLVQDMVHGVTTEECQAALQSHGWNIQRAIQYLKVEQLFCLGLKSRGECQQVLEKFNWNLAQASSHLLGPYSATRQKW, from the exons aggctgagctGTAGCATGCAGGCGGAGGAGGGCACGGactggctgctggagctgctcacggagctgcagctgcagcagtacTTCCTGCGCATCCGAGACGAGCTCAACGTCACACGCCTCTCCCACTTTGAGTACGTCAAAAATGAGGATCTGGAGAAGATTGGCATGGGACGCCCCG GCCAGCGGCGGCTGTGGGAGGCAGTGAAACGGAGGAAAGCCATGTGCAAGCGGAAATCCTGGATGAGCAAG GTGTTCAGTGGGAAGCGCCCAGAGTCGGAGCTGCCgcctcagccccagagcacctTCCGCAAGCCTCCCACACCACCACCCCCTGAAGCTGGGGGCCAGCACTCCCTGACCTGCCTCGTGCGGGAGCGGGACCTCTCAATCTTTGAGAAGCTGGGTGACGGCTCCTTCGGGGTCGTGCGGCGCGGCGAGTGGTGCACGCCTGCTGGCAAGACG CTGAATGTGGCAGTGAAGTGCCTCAAGACAGATGTGCTGAGCCAGCCGGAGGCACTGGACGACTTCATCCGGGAGGTGAATGCCATGCACTCCCTGGACCACAGGAACCTCATCCGCCTGTATGGCGTGGTGCTCTCCCACCCCATGAAGATG GTGACAGAGCTGGCCCCACTGGGCTCCCTCCTGGACCGCCTGCGGAAGAACCAGGGCCATTTCCTCATCTCCACCCTGTGCCAGTATGCCATCCAGGTGGCCAAGGGCATGGCCTACCTGGAGTCCAAGCGCTTCATCCACCGCGACCTGGCTGCCCGCAACATCCTGCTGGCCTCCAACGAGCTCGTCAAGATCGGGGACTTCGGTCTGATGCGGGCACTGCCCAAAAATGACGATCACTATGTGATGCAGGAGCATCGCAAGGTCCCCTTTGCCTG GTGTGCTCCTGAGAGCCTGAAGACACGCACCTTCTCCCACGCCAGTGACACCTGGATGTTCGGAGTGACCCTCTGGGAGATGTTCACCTATGGTCAGGAGCCTTGGATTGGCCTCAATGGCAGCCAG ATCCTGCACAAGATAGACAAGGAGGGTGAGCGGCTTCCAAGGCCTGAGGACTGTCCCCAGGACATCTACAATGTCATGTTGCAGTGCTGGGCACACAAGCCTGAGGACCGACCCACCTTCGTGGCCTTGCGAGACTTCTTGGTGGAG gctcagcccacTGACATGAGAGCGCTGCAGGACTTTGAGGAACCGGACAAGCTGCACATCCAGATGAACGACATCATCACGGTCATTGAGGGCAG GCTGTACCTGGGAAATCCCTTGGACCCTCCTGATATTTTAGGTGTGGACCAAACTGCTGCCAGACCTACACAGCTTCCAGGGAGGGCTAAAA GGCAGCCTCCTCCACGCCCACCTCAGCCTACCGTCCTGCTCACCA AGCCTTGCTACGACCCAGTtagtgaggaggaggagggtctGCCAGGGGGTCTCCGGAAGCTCTGCCTGAAGAAGccaggcacagggaagggcCTGCGACCAGTCAAGCCATCAGCACGAGTTCCAGGCACCAAGGTGGGCGAGCGGCAACCCAGACGGCTGGCAAGTGAGGGGACAGCAAGCGGCGAGGTGACTCTCATTGACTTTGGGGAGGACGTTCCCCAGGGTAGCCCCTCTCCAGTGGGAGAGCTGACAGCCCTATCATTAGCTGAGCTGGCCATGGAGGCCTTCTCTTTGCTGGACAAGACCCCACCACAGAGCCCCACGCGGGCTCTACCTCGGCCTCTGCACCCCACGCCAGTGGTGGACTGGGATGCCCGGCCCTTGCCCCCACCGCCTGCCTATGATGACGTGGCACAGGATGAGGACGATATTGAAGTCTGCTCTATCACCAGCCCCCCGAGCCGGCGGGGAAAGACCAACTATGGCTTTGTGGATGAGGGTGAGAGGGGACCAGCACTGGAGGACAACCTCTTCCTGCCCCCCAAGGAGGCCAAGCAGCCCAGCATGACACAGACCACCGAGCTCTtcgaggagctgcagcaggagtgcATGAAGAGGCTCAACGTCCCTCTGGGACCAGCTGCACCAGCTGACGACAAGCCCCAGATCCCTCCCCGTGTCCCAATCCCACCCCGGCCCCTTCGCCGCAATGAGCCTGGGCGCTGGTCAGGAGACCTCTCCCCAGCTTCGGGGGGCGAGGAGGACCGGCCGCCCCAGATCCCCCCGCGGGACCCACTGTCCCGGCCCACTTCCCGGACACCCAGCCCTAtggctctgcaggtgggctccCCCCAGCAACgtgctgccctctgctcctgcctctccacCTCACCAGGGAAGCCCATGCCCACCACACAGAGCTTCGCCCTCGACCCTAAGTACGCCACGCCCAAGGTCATCCAGGCGCAGGGCAAGGACTGCTCCAAGGGACCCTGCATCCTGCCCATCGTGAAGGATGGGCAGAAGGTCAGCAGCACTCACTACTACCTGCTGCCCGAGCGCCCGGCCTACCTGGACAAGTATGAGAAGTTTTTCAAGGAGGCTAAAAGCCCTGAGGAGGTGGCAGCGTCCCGCCAGGTCACCACAGCCACCGTCCGTCCCATGGTGCAGCAGCCACTGTCAGACTGCAAGGGCAACTTTTCTTCCAACAACAGCAACCCTGGGCCCAAGTGCCTGGTGAAAgcctcctgcagcctccagaaGATCGTGTACGACGGGCCGGATGTTTCCCGTCCTGCTGACAAGATCCGGCTG GTGCAGGACATGGTGCATGGTGTGACCACCGAGGAATGCCAGGCAGCCCTTCAGAGCCATGGCTGGAACATCCAACGGGCTATCCAGTACCTGAAG GtggagcagctcttctgcctgGGGCTGAAGTCCCGTGGTGAGTGCCAGCAGGTGCTGGAGAAGTTCAACTGGAACCTGGCACAGGCCAGCTCCCACCTCCTCGGTCCCTACAGCGCCACCCGCCAGAA GTGGTGA
- the TNK2 gene encoding activated CDC42 kinase 1 isoform X7: MGERCDYQRLSSAEEEEEVHGPLPHSFSDSTGQRALRLGSRRPTPPPRQDIAPGMPCRRRLSCSMQAEEGTDWLLELLTELQLQQYFLRIRDELNVTRLSHFEYVKNEDLEKIGMGRPGQRRLWEAVKRRKAMCKRKSWMSKVFSGKRPESELPPQPQSTFRKPPTPPPPEAGGQHSLTCLVRERDLSIFEKLGDGSFGVVRRGEWCTPAGKTLNVAVKCLKTDVLSQPEALDDFIREVNAMHSLDHRNLIRLYGVVLSHPMKMVTELAPLGSLLDRLRKNQGHFLISTLCQYAIQVAKGMAYLESKRFIHRDLAARNILLASNELVKIGDFGLMRALPKNDDHYVMQEHRKVPFAWCAPESLKTRTFSHASDTWMFGVTLWEMFTYGQEPWIGLNGSQILHKIDKEGERLPRPEDCPQDIYNVMLQCWAHKPEDRPTFVALRDFLVEAQPTDMRALQDFEEPDKLHIQMNDIITVIEGRAENYWWRGQNKRTLKVGQFPRNTVTSVAGLSAHDISQPLKNSFIHTGHGDTNPQHCWGFPDKIDELYLGNPLDPPDILGVDQTAARPTQLPGRAKRQPPPRPPQPTVLLTKPCYDPVSEEEEGLPGGLRKLCLKKPGTGKGLRPVKPSARVPGTKVGERQPRRLASEGTASGEVTLIDFGEDVPQGSPSPVGELTALSLAELAMEAFSLLDKTPPQSPTRALPRPLHPTPVVDWDARPLPPPPAYDDVAQDEDDIEVCSITSPPSRRGKTNYGFVDEGERGPALEDNLFLPPKEAKQPSMTQTTELFEELQQECMKRLNVPLGPAAPADDKPQIPPRVPIPPRPLRRNEPGRWSGDLSPASGGEEDRPPQIPPRDPLSRPTSRTPSPMALQVGSPQQRAALCSCLSTSPGKPMPTTQSFALDPKYATPKVIQAQGKDCSKGPCILPIVKDGQKVSSTHYYLLPERPAYLDKYEKFFKEAKSPEEVAASRQVTTATVRPMVQQPLSDCKGNFSSNNSNPGPKCLVKASCSLQKIVYDGPDVSRPADKIRLVQDMVHGVTTEECQAALQSHGWNIQRAIQYLKVEQLFCLGLKSRGECQQVLEKFNWNLAQASSHLLGPYSATRQKW; encoded by the exons aggctgagctGTAGCATGCAGGCGGAGGAGGGCACGGactggctgctggagctgctcacggagctgcagctgcagcagtacTTCCTGCGCATCCGAGACGAGCTCAACGTCACACGCCTCTCCCACTTTGAGTACGTCAAAAATGAGGATCTGGAGAAGATTGGCATGGGACGCCCCG GCCAGCGGCGGCTGTGGGAGGCAGTGAAACGGAGGAAAGCCATGTGCAAGCGGAAATCCTGGATGAGCAAG GTGTTCAGTGGGAAGCGCCCAGAGTCGGAGCTGCCgcctcagccccagagcacctTCCGCAAGCCTCCCACACCACCACCCCCTGAAGCTGGGGGCCAGCACTCCCTGACCTGCCTCGTGCGGGAGCGGGACCTCTCAATCTTTGAGAAGCTGGGTGACGGCTCCTTCGGGGTCGTGCGGCGCGGCGAGTGGTGCACGCCTGCTGGCAAGACG CTGAATGTGGCAGTGAAGTGCCTCAAGACAGATGTGCTGAGCCAGCCGGAGGCACTGGACGACTTCATCCGGGAGGTGAATGCCATGCACTCCCTGGACCACAGGAACCTCATCCGCCTGTATGGCGTGGTGCTCTCCCACCCCATGAAGATG GTGACAGAGCTGGCCCCACTGGGCTCCCTCCTGGACCGCCTGCGGAAGAACCAGGGCCATTTCCTCATCTCCACCCTGTGCCAGTATGCCATCCAGGTGGCCAAGGGCATGGCCTACCTGGAGTCCAAGCGCTTCATCCACCGCGACCTGGCTGCCCGCAACATCCTGCTGGCCTCCAACGAGCTCGTCAAGATCGGGGACTTCGGTCTGATGCGGGCACTGCCCAAAAATGACGATCACTATGTGATGCAGGAGCATCGCAAGGTCCCCTTTGCCTG GTGTGCTCCTGAGAGCCTGAAGACACGCACCTTCTCCCACGCCAGTGACACCTGGATGTTCGGAGTGACCCTCTGGGAGATGTTCACCTATGGTCAGGAGCCTTGGATTGGCCTCAATGGCAGCCAG ATCCTGCACAAGATAGACAAGGAGGGTGAGCGGCTTCCAAGGCCTGAGGACTGTCCCCAGGACATCTACAATGTCATGTTGCAGTGCTGGGCACACAAGCCTGAGGACCGACCCACCTTCGTGGCCTTGCGAGACTTCTTGGTGGAG gctcagcccacTGACATGAGAGCGCTGCAGGACTTTGAGGAACCGGACAAGCTGCACATCCAGATGAACGACATCATCACGGTCATTGAGGGCAG GGCCGAGAATTACTGGTGGCGGGGTCAGAATAAACGGACCCTAAAAGTGGGCCAATTTCCCCGAAACACGGTGACCTCGGTGGCAGGGCTGTCAGCCCACGACATCAGCCAGCCACTTAAAAACAGCTTCATCCACACAGGCCATGGAGACACCAACCCGCAGCACTGCTGGGGGTTTCCCGATAAAATTGATGA GCTGTACCTGGGAAATCCCTTGGACCCTCCTGATATTTTAGGTGTGGACCAAACTGCTGCCAGACCTACACAGCTTCCAGGGAGGGCTAAAA GGCAGCCTCCTCCACGCCCACCTCAGCCTACCGTCCTGCTCACCA AGCCTTGCTACGACCCAGTtagtgaggaggaggagggtctGCCAGGGGGTCTCCGGAAGCTCTGCCTGAAGAAGccaggcacagggaagggcCTGCGACCAGTCAAGCCATCAGCACGAGTTCCAGGCACCAAGGTGGGCGAGCGGCAACCCAGACGGCTGGCAAGTGAGGGGACAGCAAGCGGCGAGGTGACTCTCATTGACTTTGGGGAGGACGTTCCCCAGGGTAGCCCCTCTCCAGTGGGAGAGCTGACAGCCCTATCATTAGCTGAGCTGGCCATGGAGGCCTTCTCTTTGCTGGACAAGACCCCACCACAGAGCCCCACGCGGGCTCTACCTCGGCCTCTGCACCCCACGCCAGTGGTGGACTGGGATGCCCGGCCCTTGCCCCCACCGCCTGCCTATGATGACGTGGCACAGGATGAGGACGATATTGAAGTCTGCTCTATCACCAGCCCCCCGAGCCGGCGGGGAAAGACCAACTATGGCTTTGTGGATGAGGGTGAGAGGGGACCAGCACTGGAGGACAACCTCTTCCTGCCCCCCAAGGAGGCCAAGCAGCCCAGCATGACACAGACCACCGAGCTCTtcgaggagctgcagcaggagtgcATGAAGAGGCTCAACGTCCCTCTGGGACCAGCTGCACCAGCTGACGACAAGCCCCAGATCCCTCCCCGTGTCCCAATCCCACCCCGGCCCCTTCGCCGCAATGAGCCTGGGCGCTGGTCAGGAGACCTCTCCCCAGCTTCGGGGGGCGAGGAGGACCGGCCGCCCCAGATCCCCCCGCGGGACCCACTGTCCCGGCCCACTTCCCGGACACCCAGCCCTAtggctctgcaggtgggctccCCCCAGCAACgtgctgccctctgctcctgcctctccacCTCACCAGGGAAGCCCATGCCCACCACACAGAGCTTCGCCCTCGACCCTAAGTACGCCACGCCCAAGGTCATCCAGGCGCAGGGCAAGGACTGCTCCAAGGGACCCTGCATCCTGCCCATCGTGAAGGATGGGCAGAAGGTCAGCAGCACTCACTACTACCTGCTGCCCGAGCGCCCGGCCTACCTGGACAAGTATGAGAAGTTTTTCAAGGAGGCTAAAAGCCCTGAGGAGGTGGCAGCGTCCCGCCAGGTCACCACAGCCACCGTCCGTCCCATGGTGCAGCAGCCACTGTCAGACTGCAAGGGCAACTTTTCTTCCAACAACAGCAACCCTGGGCCCAAGTGCCTGGTGAAAgcctcctgcagcctccagaaGATCGTGTACGACGGGCCGGATGTTTCCCGTCCTGCTGACAAGATCCGGCTG GTGCAGGACATGGTGCATGGTGTGACCACCGAGGAATGCCAGGCAGCCCTTCAGAGCCATGGCTGGAACATCCAACGGGCTATCCAGTACCTGAAG GtggagcagctcttctgcctgGGGCTGAAGTCCCGTGGTGAGTGCCAGCAGGTGCTGGAGAAGTTCAACTGGAACCTGGCACAGGCCAGCTCCCACCTCCTCGGTCCCTACAGCGCCACCCGCCAGAA GTGGTGA